In the bacterium genome, one interval contains:
- a CDS encoding ester cyclase encodes MIPDPAKLRDFALRYTAAWCSQDPASVAAFYSTDGSLSINEGAPATGRSAITEVAQAFMTAFPDLRVLMDNVLVQGDRSVYHWTLIGTNTGPGGTGKRVRISGFEVWKLGDDGLIAESQGHFDSVAYKRQLERGVEETQ; translated from the coding sequence ATGATACCTGACCCTGCTAAGTTGCGAGATTTCGCCCTCCGCTATACCGCAGCGTGGTGTAGCCAGGACCCTGCGAGCGTGGCTGCCTTTTACTCAACGGACGGCTCGCTCAGCATCAATGAGGGCGCTCCAGCTACCGGGCGGAGTGCTATCACGGAGGTTGCCCAGGCATTCATGACCGCGTTTCCGGATTTGCGGGTCCTTATGGATAATGTCCTCGTTCAGGGCGACCGTTCTGTGTACCACTGGACACTCATCGGCACCAACACCGGGCCGGGCGGGACCGGGAAGCGAGTTCGCATCAGCGGCTTCGAAGTGTGGAAGCTTGGAGATGATGGACTCATTGCCGAGTCGCAGGGCCACTTCGATAGTGTCGCCTACAAACGTCAGCTTGAACGCGGGGTAGAGGAAACCCAGTAG
- a CDS encoding TonB-dependent receptor, translating into MPALLVRRHLVCPAWVFLIVLALALPARAQTAPPPTFELPEVEVPGKRPQLPSTTPASISVITSDELARLGALTVADALRVLPELRIKQSGGPGSLTTVSIRGSSSAQVLILLDGVPLNRPDQASVDLSTLPIQNVERIEVLRGPFSAIYGSAALGGVINIVTRAAPLTLVSTRYGSYGLAGNLLSVGGRVENLTYLVQGILNSSGGFAPDTDFSNTTTMAKLRWQTADDAAATLTVNRLWHATGAPGPLPVQDQDPLARLREDRTLVDLSWRSGKADSPGILARLYYLEDDVNFNLPKFAFQSEDTAHLWGVQAQVVLVPWSGHLLTLGGEYQGQTIAHSDNAPSPFSNQGYDLAFYLQDDWQIASGILLSLGVREDNFQMYGSQVDPRIGVVVVLTDRLILRAGAGRTFREPTFDELAPALFGNPSLQPETAWSYDLGVEYALAPGLALHLTGYYTDATNLITSAPPLFVPLNVGHAIVNGASIEIVGQVAEQWFVRANFTNQLARDANTGLDVIYIPRQLANVEVSYRWAPGSTATAIVSYVGDRFNDPANKERVPGYWLVGLNVAWGFAAGYTLQAGVNNLFDVSYQESLHFPEPGRTVYMGLSKTF; encoded by the coding sequence ATGCCCGCATTGCTCGTTCGTCGGCACCTGGTTTGTCCCGCCTGGGTTTTTCTGATCGTGCTGGCGCTCGCGCTCCCCGCGCGCGCGCAGACCGCTCCGCCGCCCACCTTCGAGCTTCCGGAAGTGGAGGTGCCGGGGAAGCGGCCCCAGCTGCCGTCCACGACGCCGGCGTCGATCAGCGTGATCACTTCGGATGAGCTCGCGCGGCTCGGGGCGTTGACCGTTGCCGACGCCCTCCGTGTGCTGCCGGAACTGCGGATCAAGCAGAGCGGTGGGCCGGGTTCGCTCACGACGGTGAGCATCCGCGGTTCGTCCTCCGCGCAGGTGCTGATCCTCCTCGACGGCGTGCCCCTCAACCGTCCCGACCAGGCCAGCGTGGACCTGAGCACGCTGCCCATCCAGAATGTTGAGCGCATCGAGGTGCTGCGCGGGCCATTCTCGGCGATTTATGGAAGCGCGGCGCTGGGCGGCGTCATCAACATCGTCACGCGGGCGGCGCCGCTGACACTCGTGTCCACGCGGTACGGGTCATATGGTCTCGCCGGCAACCTCCTCTCGGTCGGCGGCCGGGTGGAGAACCTGACGTACCTTGTCCAGGGCATCCTGAACTCGAGCGGCGGGTTCGCCCCGGACACGGACTTCTCGAACACGACGACGATGGCGAAGCTCCGGTGGCAGACCGCGGACGATGCCGCCGCGACCCTGACGGTCAATCGGCTCTGGCATGCCACCGGCGCCCCGGGACCGCTCCCGGTCCAGGACCAGGACCCGCTCGCACGCCTCCGAGAAGACCGGACGCTCGTGGATCTTTCATGGCGGAGCGGAAAGGCCGACAGTCCGGGCATCCTGGCGCGCCTCTACTATCTCGAAGATGATGTCAACTTCAACCTCCCAAAGTTCGCCTTCCAGTCCGAAGACACGGCGCACCTGTGGGGCGTGCAGGCCCAGGTTGTCTTGGTGCCGTGGTCGGGCCACCTCCTGACGCTCGGCGGGGAGTACCAGGGACAGACGATCGCCCACAGCGATAATGCCCCCTCGCCGTTTTCGAACCAGGGATACGACCTCGCGTTCTACCTCCAGGACGATTGGCAGATTGCGAGCGGCATACTTCTGTCGCTCGGGGTCCGAGAAGACAACTTCCAGATGTACGGGAGCCAGGTCGACCCGCGCATCGGCGTAGTTGTTGTGCTCACCGACCGGCTCATCCTGCGCGCCGGCGCGGGCAGGACATTCCGGGAGCCCACGTTCGACGAGCTGGCCCCGGCACTGTTTGGCAACCCATCGCTTCAACCCGAGACCGCGTGGTCCTACGATCTGGGCGTCGAGTATGCGCTGGCGCCCGGTTTGGCACTGCACCTCACCGGGTACTATACGGACGCGACCAACCTGATCACGTCGGCCCCGCCGCTATTCGTTCCGCTGAACGTCGGCCATGCGATCGTGAACGGCGCCTCGATCGAGATCGTGGGCCAGGTCGCCGAGCAATGGTTCGTGCGGGCTAATTTCACCAATCAGCTGGCGCGCGACGCGAACACCGGCCTCGACGTGATCTATATCCCCCGCCAGCTGGCGAACGTTGAGGTGAGCTACCGATGGGCGCCCGGGAGCACCGCGACCGCGATCGTAAGCTACGTCGGCGACCGTTTCAATGATCCTGCGAACAAGGAACGGGTGCCGGGGTACTGGCTCGTCGGTCTCAACGTCGCGTGGGGGTTTGCGGCGGGATACACGCTGCAGGCCGGCGTCAATAACCTCTTCGACGTGAGCTACCAAGAGTCGCTCCACTTTCCCGAGCCAGGGAGGACGGTCTACATGGGTCTCTCGAAGACGTTCTAA
- a CDS encoding cold shock domain-containing protein: MKWFDSRMGYGFVIDAAGHDVFLHRRVLRRAGRRKLEPGELVEYEAENTPRGIKISRLVVLSRPPMERPG; encoded by the coding sequence GTGAAGTGGTTCGATAGCCGGATGGGGTACGGCTTCGTGATCGACGCCGCGGGTCACGACGTCTTCCTGCACCGCCGCGTCCTGCGTCGGGCTGGACGGCGGAAGCTGGAACCGGGAGAACTCGTCGAGTACGAGGCGGAGAACACGCCCAGGGGGATCAAGATCAGCCGCCTTGTGGTGCTGAGCCGCCCTCCGATGGAACGACCGGGGTAG
- a CDS encoding energy transducer TonB gives MPPRVIKSDGTEYPVDGFRLTVHRQDLGSALSVEGAEGAVGVRALVQADGTAAKVEIIAPSGSPILDGAAAAAVRRWLFAPATRDGVPIEAYVTFKIRYVVR, from the coding sequence GTGCCGCCGCGGGTTATCAAGTCGGACGGAACAGAGTATCCGGTCGACGGCTTTCGACTGACGGTGCATCGGCAGGATCTTGGATCTGCGCTCTCGGTCGAAGGCGCGGAGGGCGCCGTGGGGGTGCGGGCCTTAGTCCAGGCCGATGGGACGGCGGCGAAGGTCGAGATTATCGCGCCCTCTGGTTCTCCGATACTGGACGGGGCGGCCGCGGCGGCGGTGCGCCGGTGGCTGTTTGCTCCGGCGACTCGAGACGGCGTGCCGATCGAAGCGTACGTGACGTTCAAGATTCGCTACGTCGTCCGGTGA
- a CDS encoding DUF6580 family putative transport protein has product MRVRERLGTLIAALPYGLIAAGALLRVVPHPANFAPIGAMALFGGAVMPGAWAFAVPIAALFFSDVILGFYPGWISVYGSFVLIVLIGRALRARRTMLRVAVAALSSSVLFFVVTNFGEWLGPLYPHTLVGLRAAFTAAIPFFRNTALSDLVYSLAFFGIYESAARLAGLRSTSHTTLHRTT; this is encoded by the coding sequence ATGAGAGTTCGCGAACGTCTGGGAACGTTGATTGCCGCACTACCCTACGGCCTCATCGCCGCGGGCGCGCTGCTCCGCGTTGTGCCCCATCCCGCCAACTTTGCGCCGATCGGCGCGATGGCGCTATTCGGTGGGGCCGTCATGCCGGGCGCGTGGGCATTCGCCGTGCCGATCGCGGCGCTGTTCTTCTCCGATGTGATTCTGGGCTTCTACCCAGGATGGATCTCGGTGTACGGGAGCTTCGTCCTGATCGTCCTTATCGGCCGGGCGCTGCGCGCGCGCCGGACCATGCTCAGGGTCGCCGTGGCGGCGCTGAGCTCATCGGTCCTCTTTTTCGTCGTGACGAACTTCGGCGAGTGGCTGGGGCCTCTCTACCCGCACACACTGGTGGGCCTGCGGGCCGCCTTCACCGCCGCGATCCCGTTCTTCCGCAACACCGCGCTGAGCGATCTCGTCTACTCGCTCGCGTTCTTCGGGATTTACGAGAGCGCGGCGCGGCTGGCTGGGCTGCGATCCACCAGCCACACCACCCTTCACCGGACGACGTAG
- a CDS encoding prepilin-type N-terminal cleavage/methylation domain-containing protein — MLTVLGRILKRQEHGFTLIELVLVLAILSILVALAFPRYLGARKKAFKAEAQELLQEAKTMEWAYYQQFNQFDTSGNSIGLILPGGMHWSMPTFGGTGNQSVSVQLVGKLTPISPTDSTWVLLYSDGSSSGGSSF; from the coding sequence ATGCTAACGGTCCTTGGCCGGATACTTAAGCGGCAGGAACATGGTTTTACGCTCATCGAGTTGGTTTTGGTGCTGGCAATTCTGAGTATCCTGGTTGCCCTTGCGTTCCCGCGCTATTTGGGCGCCCGCAAGAAGGCATTCAAGGCCGAGGCCCAGGAACTTCTCCAGGAAGCGAAGACCATGGAGTGGGCCTACTACCAGCAGTTCAACCAGTTCGATACTTCGGGGAACTCGATCGGTCTCATCCTTCCAGGTGGCATGCACTGGAGCATGCCGACATTTGGTGGGACCGGAAATCAGTCGGTTTCGGTCCAACTCGTGGGAAAACTCACCCCGATCTCGCCAACAGATAGTACGTGGGTCCTCCTCTATAGCGACGGGTCGTCTAGCGGCGGCTCATCGTTCTAG
- a CDS encoding C-terminal binding protein — MPVREQSPSVVVFTAVITDHDFPSLEPEERVLRPLGVQLEVLKSPDRHALKSALGRADAVINQTIPLDAELIAAMSRCLLIVRYGVGYDGVDLAAATQAGICVANVPDYGTQEVALHAIALLLAVHRRLLFYDATLRQGTWLKGPQATPPIPRLKGLTLGIVGLGRIGRAVAAHAESLGMHRMTYDPFVSRSSAMEVGAILVDFGTLLRQSDFVTFHTPLLPETRHLLGEREIQQMKPGAVVINTSRGAVVDTAALAKALQAGRLAGAGIDVFEQEPLKPNHPLWTAPNTVLTPHVAWYSVEAIQTLKRRVAEEVARAAQGEWPRSLVNLEVRATARLRSHAGPAGAP; from the coding sequence GTGCCCGTCCGGGAGCAAAGTCCGTCCGTCGTGGTCTTCACCGCGGTCATCACCGATCACGACTTCCCGAGCCTCGAGCCGGAGGAGCGCGTCCTCCGCCCTCTTGGGGTCCAGCTCGAGGTGCTCAAATCCCCTGACCGCCACGCGCTCAAGTCCGCCCTCGGCCGCGCCGACGCGGTGATCAATCAAACGATCCCGCTTGACGCCGAGCTGATCGCCGCGATGTCCCGGTGCCTCTTGATCGTGCGATATGGCGTGGGCTATGACGGCGTCGACCTTGCTGCGGCAACACAGGCAGGGATCTGCGTCGCGAACGTCCCGGACTACGGGACCCAGGAGGTGGCGCTCCACGCCATCGCCCTCCTGCTCGCCGTCCACCGCCGCCTTTTGTTCTACGATGCCACGCTCCGCCAGGGGACGTGGCTCAAAGGCCCGCAGGCGACTCCGCCGATCCCTCGATTGAAAGGGCTCACGCTCGGCATCGTGGGACTCGGGCGCATTGGCCGGGCCGTCGCCGCGCACGCCGAGTCGCTTGGCATGCACCGGATGACCTACGACCCGTTTGTCAGCCGGTCCTCGGCGATGGAGGTGGGCGCGATCCTCGTCGATTTCGGGACGCTCCTCAGGCAATCCGATTTCGTGACGTTTCACACGCCGCTCCTGCCCGAGACGCGGCACCTTCTCGGCGAACGCGAGATCCAGCAGATGAAGCCGGGGGCGGTGGTGATCAACACTTCGCGCGGGGCCGTCGTGGACACTGCCGCGCTGGCCAAGGCGCTCCAGGCGGGACGGCTGGCCGGTGCGGGCATCGACGTCTTCGAGCAAGAGCCGCTCAAGCCGAACCATCCACTGTGGACGGCGCCCAACACCGTTCTGACACCGCACGTCGCCTGGTACAGTGTTGAGGCCATCCAAACGCTCAAGCGCCGGGTTGCCGAGGAGGTCGCGCGAGCCGCACAAGGGGAGTGGCCCCGTTCGCTCGTGAACCTCGAGGTCCGGGCCACGGCCAGACTGCGGTCCCACGCGGGTCCGGCGGGGGCCCCCTAG